In Deltaproteobacteria bacterium, the sequence CTCGACGAGCTCGGGGTCCTCGAGCTGCTCAACGGCCGCAACAGCGTCAAGGACATCGCCCGCAAGACCCGCGCCGGCACCTTCGCCGTGGCCAAGGTGATCTACCGCCTCGGTCGCGGTGGACTCGCCCGGCGCGCGACGCCGCCGGTGCAATCGTGAGCGAGCGTGCGCGCAGTGGGCCGGCGGCCGCGGCCGCGCCCCACGTCGTGATCGCCGACCCCGATCCCGACACGCGCACGCGCATGGCCGCGTGCGTGCGCGCGGTCGCGGGCGCGCAGGGCCTGGTCGTGACCATCGCCGAGGCCAAGGACGGCACCACCGCGCTGGCGCTGATGGGCGAGCGACGGCCGCGGCTGCTGCTGTGCGAGGCACTGCTCGAGGGCATCAGCGGCTTCGCGCTGCTGCGGCGGGTGCACGCCGAGTGGGGCGCTGCCGACTCGGGCAACACCCGCGCGAGCGTCACGCTCGGCCGCCGCCTGCCGCCACCGGCCGGCACCTGCGCGGTCGTGTTCGTGAGCTCGATGTCACGCGACGCCGACCGCTACTGGGGTCTGCGACAGGGCGCGTTCGCCTACCTCGGCAAGCCATTCACCGACGACGCGCTCGAGGCAGCGATCCGCAAGGCGCTCGCACCCGCCCACGTCGAAGGGGCCTAGCGATGCGGCGCCGTGCGCTGCTGGTGACGTCGCTGGTGGTCGTGGCCGCCGGCGCATGGTCGCTGCGACAGTGGTTCGAGCGCCACAACACGCTGCCGCCGGTGACGCCATTCGAGCTCGAGTTCGACGATCGCGTGCCGCTGGCGAGCCTGCCGGTGCTCCCGGACCGCGCGCCCGAGCCGACCCGGGCCGAGCAGCTCGAGCAGCGCCTGGCCGCGCTCGCGGCCGCGATCGAGCGCCGCCGCGGCACCGACGTGGTGCCGGGGCTGGTCGAGTTCGACGTCGAGAAGCTGTCGGCCGACATCAACGCGGTGCTGACCAACGTCGGCGACGACGCGCAGGTCTCGATCCACATCCGGGACCTCCGCACCGGGCACGTGCTGTTCGACGACTATGGCGACACGCCGCTCATCCCTGCCAGCAACCAGAAGCTGCTGACCTCCGCGGCGGCGCTCGAGCTGCTCGGCCCCGACTACACCTTCGTCACCTCCGTCGTCCGTGATGCCGACGCGGTGTACCTGGTCGGCCACGGCGACCCGACCCTGCAGGTCGCCGACCTGGAGTCGATCGCCACCGCGGTCGCGCCGGCGATCGACGCCAGCGTGCAGCGGCTGGTGTTCGACGACTCGGCGTTCTCCCACGATCGCCTGGCGCCCGGCTACAACGCCGGTGGCCCCGGCCTCGCCTACGAGCCCGAGACCTCGGCGCTGTCGGTCGGCTACAACTACGTCGAGGTCACCGCCGCGCCGCTCGCCCGCGAGCGCAAGGTCGGGGTCACGACCCAGCCCGCCGCGCCCACCATCGTGATCGACAACCGCGCTCGTCTCGCACGCAAGCGGGCGCTGTCGGTGATCTCGCGCGAGCGCGACGGCGACACGGTGATCGAGGTCCGCGGCACGCTGCCGTCGCGCGGACCCAAGCAGGTCGAGCGCCGTCGGGTCTACGATCCCGGCCGCGTCGCGGCCTCGTTGTTCGCGGGCTTCCTCGCCGAGCAGCAGGCCAGCATGCCACTACCGATCACCCGTGGGGTCGCGCCGGCCGACGCCGAGGTGCTGTTCGAGCACGAGTCGCCGCCGCTCATGGAGATCCTCGACCTCGGGCTGGCGTACTCCAACAACTTCATCGCCGAGCAGGTGCTGCGCACGTTGGCGTGGCGCATGACCGGCGAGCCGGGCGACTGGGCGGCCGGCGACGAGATCCTGCAGGGGTACTGGTCGGCGCTGGGTCGCGACCCCGAGGAGATCGTGGTCGAGAACGGCTCCGGGCTCTCGCGGGCCGGTCGGCTGACCAGCGCCGGCCTCGTCGATCTCATCACGGTCGCGAGCCACGGGGCGCAATCGGGTCGCGCGCTGATCGACGCGCTGCCGGTCGCGGGCGAGCCCGGCACCATGCGCACGCGGCTGCGACTGTCGGGCAAGCGCGTACGCGCCAAGACCGGCACCCTCGACGACGTCTCGGGCCTCAGCGGAGTCATCACCGCCGAAGACGGCACCCCCGTCATCGCCTTCTCGATCCTCATCAACGCACGGCTCGGCGCCAACTTCGGCGCGAGCCTGCGCAACGAGGTCGAGGATCGCATCGTGACCGCGACGCTGTTCGCCCTCGACGACTACGAAGCACGCGTGGCCGGGCTCGCGAGCTCGCAATCCGGCGGCTGAGGCTCAGAGGAGCCGCGCAGGAAACCTCGGGTGGCAGGAGCGTCGCACGCCGCGGCGTCGGCATCGCGACCCGCCGACGCACCCGCGTGCTACGATTGTCGCCGTGTTGGGGCCACGCGCGCGCACGCGAGCATTCGTCGGCCCGGTGTGGATGCTCGTCGTGCTTGCCTGCGGTCCGGTCGTGGTGGCAGATGCCGACCACGGCGCATCGACAAACGACCCCACCTCCACCGGAGTCACGACGACCACGAGCACGGCCAGTGCCGGCGGCACGAGCTCGGCGGGCGCGACATCGGTCGTGCCCATGGACACCGTCACGCACAGCGGCCCGGATGACAGCTCGAGCGCGGACGATGCCAGCGGTTGTGGTCTGCCGTGCAGCGCCGACGCACTCCAACCCGGCGACGATTGTGAGCCGATCGAACAGGGCTGCGCACCGGGTTTCAAGTGCGTCTGGTACCTGCCCGAGGGTGGCGAGCGTCGACGCGAGGCGGGGCGCTGCATCCCCGTCACCGGTGACGGGCAACCCTTCGAACCGTGCAGCCTACCGAACGGGATCGGCCCCGAGATCACCGACGACTGCGGCGCCGACTCGTATTGTCTCGAGGTCTACGGCCTGTCCGACCACGGCTTCTGCGCGCCGTTCATGGATGGCCCGCTCGACGACTGCCGCCGGTATCCGGGTGCTCGACCTGCGCTGGAAAATGGCTCCGACTTCCCCTCCGCGTGCCTCATCTACGAGTGCCAGCCGCTGGTCGAGGGAGCGTGTCCCGCGGGCATGCAATGCATCTTCTATCCTGCGTTCCTCTATGGCGCGAACATGTGCTGGTTCGTACCGCCCATGCCCGCGCCCCCGCTGGGCGCACCGTGTGCCCCCGGCGAGTGTGGCCCTGCGCAGCTGTGCCTGCGCGACGAGTTCCTACCCGCCTGCGACAGTGACCGTTGCTGCGCGCAGTGGTGTGACCTCCGGGCCCCGACGTGCGACGACCCGGCGACGATCTGCGAACACACGGGCATCTACGACCGGGATCCTGCGTTCGAGTGGCTGGGTGCGTGCGTCGTACCCGGCGCGTTCGGATGAGATCCGCGCGACGCGTCCGCGAGCTCAGAGCCGCACGTCGACGTGGGCCTTGGCCCGCAGCTGCTCGCGCAGCTCCTGCTCGGCCTTGAAGTAGGCCTCGTTCTCGAGTTGCTCGCGGATGCGGTCCTTGACCTGATCGAACGCCAGCGCGGCCGCGGCGACCTGCGCGAGCACGCGGAAGACCACATAGCCCTGCCCTGACGCGATCGGGCCCACCACCGCGCCCTCCTTGGCCGAGAAGACCGCGTCCTCGAGGGCCGGCGCGATGTCGCCGCGCGCGACCGTGCGGTGCCACTGCGCCTCCTCGCGACCCAGCTCGGTCGCGAGCACCTCGCCGGGCGTGCCCTCGCGCAGTCGTCGGCCGGCGGCCTGCGCCGCCGCGAAGGCCCGGTCGCGGTCGGCCTGGGTGCCTTCGCCGGCGGGCACGAACGAGAACTGCTCGAGCTCGACCTTGGCGCTCTCGTCCTTGGTCATCTTCCGGTAGTACTCGCGGATCTGCGCCTCGCTGACCGACCAGGTCGCGAGCTGCTGCGAGACCCGCAGCGAGAGGATCTGGTCGCGCAGCTCGCCGGTGTACTCCGACCAGGAGTCGAACTCGTCGCTGGCCTCGACCTGCTTGCGCAGCGTCTCGACCGTGAGGTTGTTGTTGGCCGCGATGTTGCCGAGCGCGGTCTGCAGCTCTTGATCCGAGACCTTGATGTCGAACTTCTCCGCCTCGTCGCGCACGAGCACGATGTGGATCAGCTCGTCGAGCACGGCGGCCTCGACCTCGCGGCGGGTCGCGTCGACCTGCGACTGCGGCGCGCCGGCCGGCAGCTGCGACATCGCCTCGCGCAGCATCGGGTGGCGATCGGTGGCGCGGCGCAGCTCGCTGCCGAGCACGACGTCGTCGTTCACCACGGCGACCACCTGGTCGAGCACCACGCGGACATCACGGCGGGGCTGCGGCACGGCGGGCGCCGCGGCATCGACGGTGGTCGCCAGCGCGAGCCCGAGCAGCAACATCGACATGTGCGCCAAGTCGTAGCAGTCGCGCGCGCCGGCGGCAACGCATCCGGGGCCGACGCCGTGCGGTCGCCCACGCGTGGTCAGGGCGGCGCGCCGAGCTCGGCCAGCCATGCGCTGCGCGCCGCGGCCACCAACGGCGCGCGCACGGCCTCGACCAGGCGCTCCTGCACGGCGGCGTCGTCGAACGGCGCCGGTGCGCTCGGCTCGATGCTGGCTACGCGACCGACCAGCAGGCGCTCGCCGACCACGACCGGCTGCGGCAGCACGTCGTCGACCGCGAGCGCATCGGCGAACAACACCGGATGGAACCCTGGGAACTCCGCGTCGTCGCGCGCCTGGAGCGGGGTCGTCACGACGTCCCCGAGGCTCGCGAGCTCCACCGGCCCCGCGCGCACGGTCGCGAGTGCGTCCTCGGCCGCGGCCCAGTCGCGCAACAGCACGCCCTGGGCGCTGCGTCGCTCGGGCACCACGAACGCGTCGAGGTGGGCGTCGTACCAGGCCCGCAGTCGCACGCGGTCGGCGGCGATCGTCGCGCGCGGCACCCGACGCTCCATCTCGGCGCTCTCGTGCACGGCCGCGAGCTCCTCGACCCACGCGTAGGCCACGCGGGGATCGTCGGCGAGCCCCTGCGCCGCGGCCTCCTGCGCGAGCACCTCGGCGTCGACCAACGCCTGCAACAGCGCGCTGCGGCCCTCGCCGCCGAAACGCAGCTGTGCGTACGCGCCGAGCTGGGCCTGCACGTCGGCGAGATCTTCGGGCCCGAACGCGACCGCGCCGACCGCCGCGAGCTTGCCCTCGGGGACGCCCTGCGCGGCACCACAGGCCGCCAGCAGCAGCGCGGCGGCGATACGGACCCGCGGGGCTCGGAGCTCGCTCGATCGACGCATGGACGGCGCGACCAGGCTAGCAGTCCGCGGCGCGCCTCGGCAACGCGGGCCGCACTCGCGCGTGCGCCGGCCGAGCTGCTACCTTCGGCGACGTCCGTGTCGCGCTCGCCCGTCGCCGCCGCCTTGCTGCTCTCGTCGCTCGTGGGTCTGGCGTGTCACCCCGCGGGAGCGTCGCGAGCCCCTGCGGGCACGCCCGCACGGCCCGATGCGCCGCGCGCCGAGCCGGCGCCGTTGACCCTCGATCACGCGTTCATGCGCGAGTTCCTCGAGGACTTCGCGGCCGACGACATGCGCGGCCGCTACACGCTGGTGCCCGCGGACATCGAGCGCGCCGCCGACATGATCGCGCAGCAGTACGACGCGCTCGGGCTCGCCGGCGTGGGCCCGCGACACCGCAGCCGCTTCCAGTTCGCCCACGGCTCGGAGCCGGAGCTCGCCCACCACGTCTGGATCGAGATCGACGGCCATGCCCACGTGCTCGGGCCCGAGCAGAGCGTCTCGCTGACGACCGCCGACGCGCGTGCGGTGGTGGCCGAGCCGCTGTGGCTGCCGGCGTCCACGCGCGCGCCCGACCCGCCTTTGCGCGAGCGCGTGCGTGACCACGTGGTGCTGTTCTCGTCGACGCCCACGCCGACCGCGGTGACCACCGCGGCGGCGGCGATGCGCGAGGCAGGCGCCCGCGCCATCGCATGGATCGGTGATCCCACCGCCCTCGACGCCGACGCCCTCGCGGCGCTCCGCGACGCCGCGCGCGACACTGCGCTGCCACAGGTGGTGCTGGCGCGGGCGCCGATGATTGCGATGGTGAAGGACGGCGGCACCCAGCTCGACGCGATCGAGCAGGCCGGCAAGCCGGCCGCGCTGCCGCGGGTGCGGCTGTCGTTGGCGCCCCGCCGCCGCGATCGCCTGCACGATGCCGACAACGTGCTGGCGGTGCTGCCGGGCACCGACGCCGCCGACGAGATCGTGGTGATCGGCGCCCACTACGATCACATCGGCCGCAAGGACGCCGGGCTCGCGTGCATCGGCAGCGACGACACCTGCAACGGCGCCGACGACAACGGCAGCGGCACCGCGATGGTGCTGTCGATCGCCAAGGCGTTCGCGGCCGCCGGTCGCCGGCCGAGGCGCACGCTGGTGTTCGCCCACTTCGCCGGTGAAGAGCTGGGGCTGCACGGCAGCAAGGCACTCGCGAACACCGCCCCCGACGCGCCGCCGTTCCGTGGCGGGCACGTGGTCGCGATGATCAACTTCGACATGGTCGGGCGGCTGGGGTCAGGCGGTCTCTCGATCGGCGGCGTGGGCTCGAGCACGGGCTGGATGCCGCTGCTCGATCGACTGGGTAGCCGCGGCATGTCGGTGGTGTACGAGCGCTCGGTGTCGGCGCGCTCGGACCAGGCGCCGTTCTACGAGCTCGGCATCCCGGTGCTGTTCTTCTTCACCGGGCTGCACGACGACTACCACCGCGCCGACGACGAGGCCGATCGCATCAACTACGACGGCATGAACACCATCGGCGACCTCGCGTTGGCGCTGGTCGAGGCCGTCGCTGGCGGTGCCGAGCTGCCGTTCGCCGCTGCCACCGGCGACGACGGCCTGGTCACGCGCATGCCGGGCAGCGACGAGCGCACGGTCGAGAAGCGCGTCGGCCCGCCGTAGCCGCGCGTCACGGCAGTGCGCTGGCCAGATCGGCGAGCGCGGCGACGGCCTGCCGCAGGCGCGCCTCGTCGCCGCCGCCATCGAGTCGGACCGCGACGCGATCGGGCCCGACCAGCTTCATGCGCCCACGGGTCTGCGCGCCCAGGCGAGCGGCGTACTCCGGCGGCAGCGTGGTGCCGGCGCCGAGTCGCACGCTCAGTCGCTCGCCCCGCAGCTCCAGTGCGGTCGCGTGCAGACGGCGACCGTAGGTCTTGCACGCCATCACGTGCTCGAGGCAGCGCGCCTCGGGCGGCAGCTCGCCGAAGCGGTCGCGGATCTCATCGGCGATCGCCGCGACCACGTCGCGATCGTGGGCGACCGACAGCCGCCGGTAGAGGTCGAGCCGCGTGCCGACGTCCTCGACGTACTCCTCGGGCAGGTAGGCCGGCATGTCGAACACCAGCTCGGGATCGGTCTCACGCAGGATCGGCGCTCCGCGCAGCTCGGCGACCGCCTCGGTGAGGATGCGCGAGTAGGCCTCGAAGCCGACCGCCTGGATCTGTCCGCTCTGGCGCGCGCCGAGGATGTCGCCGGCGCCGCGGATCTCGAGGTCGTGGCTGGCGACCGAGAAGCCGCTGCCGAGCTCGGCGTAGCGGGCCAGCGCCTCCAGCCGCCGGCGCGCGTCGGGCTGCAGCTTCTCGAGCGAGTCGACCAGCAAGTAGCAGAA encodes:
- a CDS encoding M20/M25/M40 family metallo-hydrolase; its protein translation is MSRSPVAAALLLSSLVGLACHPAGASRAPAGTPARPDAPRAEPAPLTLDHAFMREFLEDFAADDMRGRYTLVPADIERAADMIAQQYDALGLAGVGPRHRSRFQFAHGSEPELAHHVWIEIDGHAHVLGPEQSVSLTTADARAVVAEPLWLPASTRAPDPPLRERVRDHVVLFSSTPTPTAVTTAAAAMREAGARAIAWIGDPTALDADALAALRDAARDTALPQVVLARAPMIAMVKDGGTQLDAIEQAGKPAALPRVRLSLAPRRRDRLHDADNVLAVLPGTDAADEIVVIGAHYDHIGRKDAGLACIGSDDTCNGADDNGSGTAMVLSIAKAFAAAGRRPRRTLVFAHFAGEELGLHGSKALANTAPDAPPFRGGHVVAMINFDMVGRLGSGGLSIGGVGSSTGWMPLLDRLGSRGMSVVYERSVSARSDQAPFYELGIPVLFFFTGLHDDYHRADDEADRINYDGMNTIGDLALALVEAVAGGAELPFAAATGDDGLVTRMPGSDERTVEKRVGPP
- the dacB gene encoding D-alanyl-D-alanine carboxypeptidase/D-alanyl-D-alanine-endopeptidase translates to MRRRALLVTSLVVVAAGAWSLRQWFERHNTLPPVTPFELEFDDRVPLASLPVLPDRAPEPTRAEQLEQRLAALAAAIERRRGTDVVPGLVEFDVEKLSADINAVLTNVGDDAQVSIHIRDLRTGHVLFDDYGDTPLIPASNQKLLTSAAALELLGPDYTFVTSVVRDADAVYLVGHGDPTLQVADLESIATAVAPAIDASVQRLVFDDSAFSHDRLAPGYNAGGPGLAYEPETSALSVGYNYVEVTAAPLARERKVGVTTQPAAPTIVIDNRARLARKRALSVISRERDGDTVIEVRGTLPSRGPKQVERRRVYDPGRVAASLFAGFLAEQQASMPLPITRGVAPADAEVLFEHESPPLMEILDLGLAYSNNFIAEQVLRTLAWRMTGEPGDWAAGDEILQGYWSALGRDPEEIVVENGSGLSRAGRLTSAGLVDLITVASHGAQSGRALIDALPVAGEPGTMRTRLRLSGKRVRAKTGTLDDVSGLSGVITAEDGTPVIAFSILINARLGANFGASLRNEVEDRIVTATLFALDDYEARVAGLASSQSGG
- a CDS encoding response regulator transcription factor; the encoded protein is MSERARSGPAAAAAPHVVIADPDPDTRTRMAACVRAVAGAQGLVVTIAEAKDGTTALALMGERRPRLLLCEALLEGISGFALLRRVHAEWGAADSGNTRASVTLGRRLPPPAGTCAVVFVSSMSRDADRYWGLRQGAFAYLGKPFTDDALEAAIRKALAPAHVEGA
- a CDS encoding peptidyl-prolyl cis-trans isomerase, coding for MSMLLLGLALATTVDAAAPAVPQPRRDVRVVLDQVVAVVNDDVVLGSELRRATDRHPMLREAMSQLPAGAPQSQVDATRREVEAAVLDELIHIVLVRDEAEKFDIKVSDQELQTALGNIAANNNLTVETLRKQVEASDEFDSWSEYTGELRDQILSLRVSQQLATWSVSEAQIREYYRKMTKDESAKVELEQFSFVPAGEGTQADRDRAFAAAQAAGRRLREGTPGEVLATELGREEAQWHRTVARGDIAPALEDAVFSAKEGAVVGPIASGQGYVVFRVLAQVAAAALAFDQVKDRIREQLENEAYFKAEQELREQLRAKAHVDVRL
- a CDS encoding peptidyl-prolyl cis-trans isomerase; translation: MRRSSELRAPRVRIAAALLLAACGAAQGVPEGKLAAVGAVAFGPEDLADVQAQLGAYAQLRFGGEGRSALLQALVDAEVLAQEAAAQGLADDPRVAYAWVEELAAVHESAEMERRVPRATIAADRVRLRAWYDAHLDAFVVPERRSAQGVLLRDWAAAEDALATVRAGPVELASLGDVVTTPLQARDDAEFPGFHPVLFADALAVDDVLPQPVVVGERLLVGRVASIEPSAPAPFDDAAVQERLVEAVRAPLVAAARSAWLAELGAPP